A single window of Eleginops maclovinus isolate JMC-PN-2008 ecotype Puerto Natales chromosome 19, JC_Emac_rtc_rv5, whole genome shotgun sequence DNA harbors:
- the ttc7b gene encoding tetratricopeptide repeat protein 7B isoform X1: protein MTARKSGSRLETEIERCRSESQWDKIPELVRQLSAKLISNDDLGELLQGECKLQTYLKENPIKQGASPRGSRPKLVEVRKHLTAALDRGNLKADYIQEASLLMAKLCYVEGEHRDALGHYSRVILEDMQLGGAPVYRLSMIAEAYATKGLCLEKVSAASPALSNQNTGSPASNRSTTDREQDIITCYEKSGDIALLYLQEAEKALSAGIQNRSPKPGPTAQDLELGYFLETGLQRAHVIHFKNGNLTRGVGRFREILRAVENRTTQSLRMTIARQLAEILLRGMCEQSYWSPLEDPPTVSPLDDPTRQGHTISKNYSLSRRPRVYSGENLFCPQENTEEALLLLLISESMANRDAVLSRIPEHNNDRIISLQSASVVYDLLTIALGRRGQYEMLSEIQFPKHECFIAIQWRCVVCVQCLERAMKFAFEEFHLWYQLALSLMAAGKSARAVKVLKECIRLKPDDPTIPLLAVKLCIGPLHWLDEGECFANIVIDMGEKAAEFRAKGFLAIGLVYSLKATDASLRSTQEEYQRKALGAFQRAQSLSPTDHLAAFYLALQLAVSRQIPEALGYVRQALQLQGDDVHSLHLLALLLSAQKHYHDALNIIEMALSEYPENFNLLYTKVKLESMCRGPEEALLTCKHMLQIWKSFYNLTNPSDSGRGSSLLDRAIADRRQLNAMTLPDFSDPDTGSVHATSIAASRVEQALSEVASSLQSSAPKHGPMHPWMTLAQIWLHAAEVYTGMSKPAEASACTQEASNLFPTSHNVLYMRGQIAELRGNIDEAKRWYEESLSINPTHVKTMQRLGLILHQLQRYSLSEKVLRDAVQVNSTAHDVWNSLGEVLQAQGNAAAATECFLTALELEASSPILPFTIIPRAL from the exons ATGACAGCAAGGAAGTCTGGCTCACGACTTGAGACCGAGATAGAGCGGTGCCGTTCAGAGAGTCAATGGGACAAGATACCGGAGTTAGTGCGACAGCTCTCGGCCAAACTCATATCAAACG atgacCTCGGAGAGTTGTTGCAGGGAGAATGCAAGCTTCAGACTTACCTGAAGGAGAACCCCATCAAACAGGGGGCCAGTCCCAGGGGCTCGCGACCTAAACTGGTGGAGGTCAGGAAACATCTGACTGCTGCTCTGGACAGAGGGAACCTCAAG gccGACTACATCCAGGAAGCCAGCCTGCTGATGGCCAAGCTGTGCTATGTGGAGGGAGAGCACAGAGACGCTTTAG GTCACTACAGCAGGGTGATCCTGGAGGACATGCAGCTTGGGGGGGCTCCTGTGTACAGGCTGTCCATGATAGCAGAGGCATATGCTACTAAag GACTGTGCCTGGAGAAAGTCTCGGCCGCCTCTCCGGCTCTGTCCAATCAGAACACTGGGTCTCCAGCGTCCAATAGGAGCACAACAGACCGGGAGCAGGATATCATCACCTGCTATGAGAAGTCTGGAGACATCGCGCTGCTCTACCTGCAGGAGGCTGAGAAG gcaTTGTCAGCAGGTATTCAGAACCGCAGCCCGAAGCCCGGCCCGACTGCCCAGGATCTGGAACTGGGCTACTTCCTGGAGACGGGCCTGCAGAGAGCACACGTCATCCACTTCAAGAACgg CAACCTGACACGGGGCGTGGGCCGGTTTCGGGAGATTCTCCGAGCTGTGGAGAACAGAACCACCCAGAGCCTGCGCATG actataGCCAGACAGCTGGCAGAGATCCTGCTCAGAGGGATGTGTGAACAAAGCTACTGGTCTCCTCTGGAAGACCCACCCACCGTGTCGCCATTGGACGATCCCACACGGCAGGGACACACTATCAGCAAGAACTACAGCCTGAGCCGACGTCCCCGGGTCTACTCAGGAGagaa tCTGTTTTGCCCGCAGGAGAACACAGAGgaagctctgctgctgctgctcatcagTGAGTCCATG gctaACCGGGACGCCGTCCTCAGCAGGATCCCTGAGCACAACAATGATCGCATCATCAGCCTGCAGTCGGCCTCTGTGGTGTACGACCTGCTGACCATCGCTCTGGGCAGGAGGGGGCAGTATGAGATGCTGTCAGAG ATTCAATTCCCCAAACATGAATGTTTTATTGCAATCCAGTGGAGATGTGtcgtgtgtgtgcagtgtttggAGAGAGCCATGAAGTTTGCCTTCGAGGAGTTCCACCTGTGGTACCAACTCGCTCTGTCACTAATGGCTGCTGGGAAATCAGCGCGTGCCGTTAAAGTCCTGAAGGAGTGCATCCGTCTGAAGCCAGACGACCCCACCATCCCACTGCTGGCTGTCAAGCTGTGTATCGGGCCCCTGCACTGG CTGGATGAAGGGGAGTGCTTTGCCAACATTGTGATTGACATGGGGGAGAAAGCAGCCGAGTTCAGAGCCAAAGGCTTCCTGGCCATCGGGCTGGTGTACAGCCTGAAAGCCACTGACG CATCGCTGCGGAGCACGCAGGAGGAGTACCAGAGGAAAGCTTTGGGAGCCTTCCAGAG AGCTCAGAGTCTGTCTCCCACGGACCATCTCGCAGCCTTCTACCTGGCGCTGCAGCTCGCCGTGTCCAGACAG atccCAGAGGCTCTAGGCTACGTACGACAggcgctgcagcttcagggcGATGACGTCCACTCCCTTCACCTGCTCGCCCTGCTGCTCTCCGCTCAGAAACACTACCACGACGCGCTTAATATCATAGAGATGGCTCTGTCCGAGTACCCCGAGAACTTCAA tctGCTGTACACCAAGGTGAAGCTGGAGTCCATGTGCCGAGGACCGGAGGAAGCTCTGCTCACCTGTAAACACATGCTGCAGATCTGGAAGAGCTTTTACAACCTCACTAACCCCAG TGATTCAGGCCGTGGCAGCAGTCTGCTGGACAGAGCCATAGCAGATAGACGGCAGCTCAACGCCATGACCCTGCCTGACTTCAGCGACCCAGATACAG GCTCGGTTCATGCTACATCAATAGCAGCCAGTCGCGTAGAGCAGGCGCTGTCTGAGGTGGCCTCTTCCCTGCAGAGCAGCGCCCCCAAACACGGACCCATGCACCCCTGGATGACCCTGGCTCAGATCTGGCTGCACGCGG CGGAGGTGTACACGGGCATGTCGAAGCCGGCTGAAGCCTCAGCCTGCACACAGGAAGCCTCCAACCTCTTCCCCACATCCCATAATGTGCTGTACATGAGGGGGCAGATCGCCGAGCTCAGGGGGAACATCGACGAGGCCAAACGCTGGTATGAAGAGTCCCTGTCCATCAACCCCACCCACGTCAAGACCATGCAGAGACTG GGTCTGATCCTCCACCAGCTGCAGCGCTACAGTCTGTCCGAGAAGGTGCTGAGGGACGCTGTGCAGGTCAACAg cacGGCTCATGATGTGTGGAACAGTCTGGGGGAGGTGCTGCAGGCTCAGGGAAACGCCGCCGCGGCAACCGAGTGTTTCCTGACCGCGCTGGAGCTGGAGGCCAGCAGCCCCATCCTGCCCTTCACCATCATCCCCCGAGCActatga